Genomic window (Gemmatimonadales bacterium):
GGCGAGCGGCTCGGGACCATCCTGCTGGTGGCAGACGGAGTGGGGGGAGGCAGGGCGGGCCGCGACGCGAGCCGGCTCGCGGTGGAGACGATCACGCGTTACGTGACCACCGCGATGCGCTGCTACCACGTTTCCGGCCGCGCCGCGGAGAAGGAGTTCTACGAGGCGCTCCGGACCGCGGCGCTCGAGGCTCACGCCGCGGTGCTGGCCGAGGCGGCCGGGCGCCCCGAAGCCAAAGGAATGGCGACGACGCTGACGGTCGCGCTGGGGGTGTGGCCCTGGATGTACGTGGTGCAGGTCGGCGACAGCCGCTGCTACTACTACCTGGACGGCGTGCTGCGGCAGGTCACGCGCGACCAGACGCTGGCGCAGAACCTGGCGGACCAGGGGGTGCTGCCCGCCGACCGGGTGGCGTTCTCTCCGCTCAGCAACGTGCTCGCCAGCGCTATCGGCGGCGGCGAGGGGGCGGCGCCGGAGGTGACGCGCTTCGACCTGACGAACCGCGGGTGCGTCATCCTGCTGTGCAGCGACGGGCTCACGAAACACGTGACCGACCCTGAGATCGCTACGCAGATCGGTGCCATGGAATCGTCGGAACAGCTGTGCCGGACGCTGGTGGACCTGGCGCTGGAGCGCGGCGGGAGCGACAA
Coding sequences:
- a CDS encoding protein phosphatase 2C domain-containing protein — encoded protein: MALADPLTTIRTSPGPKPRDDELDLFGLTHPGKVRRENQDHFLLGTIHQQVVVHATSLPDAERLPLRGERLGTILLVADGVGGGRAGRDASRLAVETITRYVTTAMRCYHVSGRAAEKEFYEALRTAALEAHAAVLAEAAGRPEAKGMATTLTVALGVWPWMYVVQVGDSRCYYYLDGVLRQVTRDQTLAQNLADQGVLPADRVAFSPLSNVLASAIGGGEGAAPEVTRFDLTNRGCVILLCSDGLTKHVTDPEIATQIGAMESSEQLCRTLVDLALERGGSDNITVLAGTARVKPGRAPTPSPTARPSLDGEALRP